In Aspergillus nidulans FGSC A4 chromosome II, a single window of DNA contains:
- a CDS encoding protein atnL (transcript_id=CADANIAT00003890) — protein MALPSSVESLLSTVWDFITINRLLTGAGIYFLLLNAKGLPGVWHYRLFKGLFIELVWKRSTTPAPLLDSQGRPRLYSYFVTECSNPVIECDYNLHKSNSTFFSDLDINRTQLMMTHFKHVLSTASMPRKTKTANGNGDDQKRKRPLMMAMGGVSCLFHREIKPLQRYEVWSRVLAWDEKWVYVVSYFVKKGSLSRDGNFKGDLDLDPKVNAKVVLASCMARYVFKEGRITVKPERVLQECGLFPLAEEAVAGEKAEKASVDSWGKEQFEEARQKGLVTAGKFSGLEVLPLMTGFGESGVLGRYNDF, from the exons ATGGCCCTGCCCTCCTCGGTTGAATCCCTTCTCAGCACGGTCTGGGacttcatcaccatcaaccgTCTTTTAACCGGCGCGGGCATTTACTTCCTCCTCCTGAACGCGAAAGGGCTCCCCGGTGTCTGGCAC TACCGCCTCTTCAAAGGTCTCTTCATCGAACTAGTATGGAAACGCTCAACCACTCCAGCGCCCTTGCTCGACAGCCAGGGCCGTCCACGCCTCTACAGCTACTTTGTGACCGAGTGCAGTAACCCGGTGATCGAGTGCGACTACAACCTGCACAAGTCCAACAGTACTTTCTTTTCAGATCTCGATATCAATCGCACGCAGTTGATGATGACGCATTTTAAGCATGTTCTTTCTACGGCCTCGATGCCGCGGAAGACCAAGACAGCCAATGGCAACGGCGACGatcagaaaaggaaaaggccgCTCATGATGGCTATGGGCGGTGTATCTTGCTTGTTCCATCGCGAAATCAAGCCGCTACAGCGGTATGAGGTTTGGAGTCGCGTGCTGGCGTGGGATGAAAAGTGGGTTTATGTGGTTAGTTACTTTGTTAAAAAGGGATCGCTGAGCAGGGATGGGAATTTCAAGggagatcttgaccttgatccCAAGGTAAATGCAAAGGTTGTGTTGGCGTCTTGTATGGCAAGGTATGTCTTCAAGGAAGGGAGGATTACGGTGAAGCCCGAGCGGGTTTTGCAAGAGTGTGGCTTGTTTCCACTGGCAGAGGAAGCCGTGGCCGGAGAGAAGGCAGAAAAGGCATCTGTTGATAGCTGGGGCAAAGAGCAATTTGAGGAAGCACGACAGAAGGGGTTGGTGACTGCAGGCAAGTTTTCCGGGTTGGAGGTGTTGCCTTTGATGACGGGTTTTGGGGAATCAGGGGTGCTGGGGAGGTATAATGATTTCTGA